The following are from one region of the Acidobacteriota bacterium genome:
- a CDS encoding HNH endonuclease, giving the protein MARTQGHGNPRWNRDETILALDLYFRSGGEIPSQTSQEVQGLSALLRRLPFHRHRHMNRTFRNPAGVSFKLQNLRQVATGAGLEHVSAMDREVWSELGDQPEEVARLADLIRSAADYIDLAYIEEDRRELFYEGRLLTQVHQARERDRRLRSRVLASHRRRQQPLSCELCGSRSTCRDPAFEDAAFEVHHLVPFAETRGERQVRLTDVALLCACCHRLLHRAIVAAGVWLPLSEARDILGIMPNEAPA; this is encoded by the coding sequence ATGGCACGTACACAGGGCCATGGCAATCCGAGATGGAACCGAGATGAGACGATCTTGGCGTTGGACCTCTACTTCCGCTCCGGGGGGGAAATACCTTCCCAGACGAGTCAGGAGGTCCAGGGACTCTCGGCGCTTCTGCGAAGACTGCCATTTCACCGTCACCGTCATATGAACCGAACCTTTCGAAACCCGGCTGGAGTGTCGTTCAAGCTGCAGAACCTCCGACAGGTTGCGACAGGCGCAGGCCTTGAACACGTTTCGGCAATGGATCGAGAGGTGTGGTCCGAGTTGGGCGACCAGCCGGAAGAGGTTGCACGCCTTGCAGATCTGATTCGCTCAGCTGCTGACTACATAGACTTGGCTTACATTGAGGAAGACCGGCGAGAACTGTTCTATGAGGGCCGGCTACTTACACAAGTTCACCAAGCGAGAGAGCGCGATCGAAGGCTCCGTTCACGCGTCCTGGCATCTCACCGCCGGCGCCAGCAACCTTTGAGCTGCGAACTTTGCGGATCCAGGTCGACCTGTCGAGATCCAGCGTTTGAAGACGCAGCCTTCGAAGTGCATCACCTTGTTCCCTTTGCCGAAACTCGCGGAGAGCGCCAAGTCAGACTGACTGACGTGGCGTTGCTCTGCGCCTGTTGTCACCGGCTTCTACATCGGGCCATAGTGGCTGCTGGCGTGTGGCTGCCCCTGTCTGAGGCACGCGATATCCTCGGGATCATGCCAAATGAGGCCCCAGCATGA